One part of the Halostagnicola larsenii XH-48 genome encodes these proteins:
- a CDS encoding GNAT family N-acetyltransferase: MTDPFHLITEDCAYRRSVEEIDRTVSFRPVELNRDLERLHAWFRTDHVRPYWDLAGPLPELRRAIAQKLSDDHLTPYVGRLDGVPMSYWERYWPADDPLAEHYDVRDGDQGVHLLIGPEEYLQQGYATHLLRGIVDLSFRHVGTERVVAEPDAGNEAAIATFESVGFERRDTFYFPHEDKDAALLVCDREAFERSGGPTVNGGTGEVGRL, from the coding sequence ATGACCGATCCGTTTCATCTCATTACCGAAGACTGCGCGTACAGGCGTTCGGTCGAAGAAATCGACCGTACCGTCTCGTTTCGCCCCGTGGAACTGAACCGCGACCTCGAGCGGCTTCACGCGTGGTTTCGTACCGACCACGTCCGCCCGTACTGGGACCTGGCGGGACCGCTCCCGGAGCTTCGTCGGGCGATAGCGCAGAAGCTATCGGACGACCACTTGACGCCGTACGTCGGCCGCCTCGACGGCGTTCCGATGAGTTACTGGGAGCGGTACTGGCCCGCGGACGATCCGCTCGCCGAGCACTACGACGTTCGGGACGGCGATCAGGGCGTTCACCTGCTGATCGGACCCGAGGAGTACCTCCAACAGGGGTACGCGACGCACCTCCTGCGAGGAATAGTCGACCTCTCCTTTCGCCACGTCGGAACCGAGCGCGTCGTCGCGGAACCCGACGCGGGAAACGAAGCCGCCATCGCAACCTTCGAATCGGTCGGGTTCGAGCGGCGCGACACGTTTTATTTCCCCCACGAGGACAAGGACGCGGCGCTGCTGGTGTGTGACCGGGAGGCGTTCGAGCGATCCGGCGGACCCACCGTCAACGGCGGTACCGGTGAGGTGGGCCGATTGTGA
- a CDS encoding IucA/IucC family protein — protein sequence MTTVGAGCSTPAEHAESATVHAFLNCYLRETNDGDVIAANESPVDGEGDVVRLSLDEQGMTVFAPLRYESATGRHLFDLPVYTRGRDDALAALDAGSLAALVCRELALAADGENASTGADLLRRVLVSRAAIERFVGERSDLTQLCEPGTTFRDAEQSLLYGHLLHPTPKSREGISPHDVPTYAPELAGSFQLRYFAADPSIVTEWSARDGSASEWVQQALADDRPPAATAAMEEGRVLVPTHPWQADHLRSQEHVEVALSSDELVDLGTFGPTFYPTTSVRTLWSPDAPFMVKGSLAVEITNAERTNKRPELARGVAVSDLLETEFGDRLHEMWPRFRVVEDPAALTLELGEGPESGFETVLRENPFRGSDAANVSPVVALCQDGVDGPSRLARVVRDIAERTGRPEDAVAREWFREYLAVTVRPILWTYFELGVGMEAHQQNTLLRLNEAGWPAEGYYRDNQGYYFPESRYERVDAWLPGVGDRAGTICPDSVADERLRYYIICNNAFGVVNALGVAGLAPERALLDDLRSALESLRVSEPPSSELVSVSLTESQIPCKGNLLTRFRGLDELEESLENQSVYVDIENPIVTRT from the coding sequence AGACGAACGACGGCGACGTTATCGCCGCGAACGAGTCGCCAGTCGACGGCGAGGGCGACGTCGTCCGTCTCTCGCTGGACGAGCAGGGGATGACGGTGTTCGCGCCGCTGCGCTACGAGTCGGCGACGGGCAGACACCTGTTCGACCTCCCGGTGTACACCCGCGGCCGCGACGACGCACTCGCCGCGCTGGACGCCGGTTCGCTCGCCGCGCTCGTCTGCCGTGAACTGGCGCTTGCGGCCGACGGCGAGAACGCCTCGACGGGGGCGGATCTCCTTCGTCGTGTCCTCGTCTCGCGGGCGGCAATCGAACGATTCGTCGGCGAACGTTCCGACCTAACGCAGCTCTGTGAACCGGGAACGACGTTCCGCGACGCCGAACAATCGCTGCTATACGGGCATCTCCTGCATCCCACTCCGAAAAGCCGCGAGGGGATTTCGCCTCACGACGTTCCGACGTACGCACCCGAGCTAGCGGGATCGTTCCAGCTCAGGTACTTCGCGGCCGATCCGTCCATCGTCACGGAGTGGTCGGCTCGAGACGGGTCGGCGAGCGAGTGGGTTCAACAGGCGCTTGCCGACGATCGACCGCCGGCGGCGACCGCTGCCATGGAGGAGGGGCGGGTTCTCGTTCCGACCCATCCATGGCAGGCCGATCACCTCCGTTCGCAAGAACACGTTGAGGTAGCGCTGTCGTCGGACGAACTGGTCGACCTGGGGACGTTCGGGCCAACCTTCTATCCGACGACATCGGTGCGAACGCTGTGGAGCCCGGACGCTCCGTTTATGGTGAAAGGGTCGCTCGCGGTCGAGATCACGAACGCAGAGCGGACGAACAAACGCCCCGAACTGGCTCGCGGCGTGGCCGTCTCGGACCTCCTCGAGACGGAGTTCGGTGACCGGCTTCACGAGATGTGGCCGCGGTTCCGCGTCGTCGAAGACCCCGCCGCGTTGACGCTCGAACTCGGCGAGGGGCCGGAATCCGGATTCGAGACCGTCCTCCGAGAAAACCCGTTTCGCGGATCGGACGCGGCGAACGTCTCGCCGGTCGTCGCTCTCTGTCAGGACGGCGTTGACGGCCCGTCCCGGCTCGCTCGAGTCGTGCGCGATATCGCGGAGCGAACTGGCCGACCCGAGGATGCGGTCGCCCGCGAGTGGTTCCGCGAGTACCTCGCCGTCACCGTTCGGCCGATCCTGTGGACCTATTTCGAGCTCGGCGTCGGCATGGAGGCACACCAGCAGAACACGCTGCTCCGTCTCAACGAAGCGGGTTGGCCCGCTGAAGGCTACTATCGTGATAATCAAGGCTACTATTTCCCCGAATCTCGCTACGAACGGGTCGATGCGTGGCTTCCTGGAGTCGGCGACCGGGCGGGAACGATCTGTCCGGACTCGGTTGCCGACGAGCGGCTGCGGTACTACATCATCTGTAACAACGCCTTCGGAGTCGTCAACGCGCTCGGCGTCGCCGGGCTCGCTCCCGAACGGGCGCTGTTGGATGATCTTCGGTCGGCGCTCGAGTCGCTTCGTGTGTCTGAACCGCCGTCGTCCGAGCTCGTCTCCGTTTCGCTGACGGAGTCACAGATCCCCTGCAAGGGGAACCTGTTGACGCGCTTTCGGGGACTCGACGAACTCGAGGAATCGCTCGAAAACCAGTCCGTCTACGTCGATATCGAAAACCCCATCGTGACCAGAACATGA